GGTTCCTTTTGGTGTTTGATTCTTCCAAGTTTCTAACATCTCGAAACCATCTCCTTCCGATAGATCCCTGAGTTTACCTGTAATCCCAACTCCAACTAACCTTCCCCAAACAATGAAGTTTCAAAGATTTGGTGTCTGTGTCATTGTAATCATAGGGCTTCTATCCACAATCGCTCAGTCAATACGTTTCGAGCTCGAATCAGGTCACACTAAATGCATAGCAGAAGACATCAAGAGCAATTCCATGACAGTTGGTCATTACTCCATAGTTAATCCCAACGAAGGACAGCCGTTACCTGAATCTCACAGAATCACTCTCAAGGTCAACTTAATAACTAGTTCTAGATGCTAATTCCGTTATTTATTATCAGATAGTAATTTATTGTTCGCTTTCATTTTGCATGATTTGCACTTATCTTGTAACCCTAATTAAACTGCGCGGAGTTTTTATACGTTTTCTCTATGTTTGACATTCAATTTGTTTGAGCATGGTTGTCCTTTAAATTATATTACTATTTTTTTGGATGATGTGAATTGATTACGACTTATATGTTTTAGATCGTAGtaataaattagggtttcttcgcTTTGGATTTAATTAGATCGTAGTATTAAATTAGGGTTCGGATCTTTCTTGAACCTTATTGTTATCCTTTTTGTGTAATGCAGGTGACTTCATCCTACGGGACTAGCTATCACTCATCTGAAAATGTGCAATCAGGGCAATTTGCTTTTCAAGCTGTTGAAGCTGGAGATTATATGTCTTGCTTTTACGCCATTGATCACCAACCATCACTTAAGATCCCAATTGAATTTGATTGGAGGTCTGGTGTAGCTTCTAAAGATTGGTCCAATGTTGCCAAAAAAGGTTCAGTAGATGTAAGCCTCTCTAATTCCATTTCCATCCATCTTTCTGATCACATAAAAATATCAAATTTGATGTTCATATTATAAGTTTTCGGTTTCCAGGCAATGGAATTTGAGTTGAAGAAGCTAGCAGATACCATCACTTTTATCCATGAGGAGATGTTTAATCTCCGAGAAAGGTTAGTGAAATAATTTCCCAAAAGGGCAAAATAGTCCGTTTCTGATTTTTGGTATTTCTAAAGCTGAAATTACGGATTCGCCCTTGTTACAGGGAACGAGAAATGCAAGAGCTTAACAAAGTGACAAACTCAAGAATGGCGTGGTTGAGTTTTCTTTCACTTTTTGTTTGCTTATCAGTTGCAGGTTTGCAGCTATGGCATTTGAAATCTTTCTTTGAAAAGAAGAAGCTTATTTAATTCTTGTAACATTTTTCATCTTCTTTAAGAGTCGTATCTATGGATTTTTAATCTAAATACTTGTAATTGACTCTTTGTTATTGTTAGGATCAAAGTCACACCGAGTAATTTCTAAAAACGAAAAATCAGAGATTGtgatatttatgtttatttatggTAAAAAGTTGCTTATTTTCACTATCAATGTGGATAATATATTCTAGTTTTTTCTTTCCATAATGGTCAATGTATTTATATTTGTATCTATAGTAGCAATGTATTTGTATTTCTTTTTAAGTTTTAGGTTATGTGATGTTATTATcggtaaaaaaaaaatataagtatgttgctattatgggtaaTGAATTATGAGAAAATTGTTATTGTGTGTAATATATTGTGaatatgttgttattatggataaacaaaaaaacacattttataagTTTTAGGTTTACATAAAGTTATTATTATAACTAAAAGTAATATAAACATATTGTTAcgatgaataaaaaactataataGATTGTCTATATATGTAAAAAGGGTAAATGTGGTTAACCTAGCTGCCCTTTTTTCTTGGAAGAGATCATGAGTATGTTCGGGCAAGGAATTTTGAGAACTTTTAATTTTAGGTTTTAAGaaaaattttgaattcaaaaaaaaaaaaaaaaaaaaaaaaaaaaaaaaaaaaaaaaaaaactttgttggGTAGTGtggatttatattttttatttttaaaaaaataattcaaaaattatTTCTAATAGGTTTTAGgatcttttagttttttttcaaaAGTTATGTCTAGCCGCGTTTTTAAAAATTCCAACAAATCTGCATAAAATATGAAAATTAGGTTccagtgttttaatattaaaattttattttctatgtttttagtaatttatgtttaattttttatgtttttttagtaatttaggttttaaatttgtatgttttttaATCAATGtgatgtttttttaattaatgtaaaatatttatttatgttttaaataatgttttttatttaatttaatgtctaaaaaatataaaatataaaaatattatggaGTGGTAACCATTTTAAAAGGCTAGTGGTTTGATGGTGAGCTTATAGTAGAGATGAGCGTGACACTGAGTTGACAATATTTTTTAAGTGGGGTGAGTGTGATCACTCCCATAGCCTTATGAAAAAAGACTTATGAATTTTTGTAATTACTATTTTGACAACATATCTCGTGAAGTTTATTAAGTTTCGAGAAAAGTACATATTTTTTGCAAAAGTGACATCATCTCAGGGAAAAGTAATGTtattttgtgaaatataaaacgtGAAGTCGGTTTAATTTGATATGTAAAAAAAGTAATTGCAATACAAGTTGTTAAAAgcgtatctctctctctctctctctctctctctctctctctcatgaacGTCATAATACATTAGAACAAACTAGCAGGACGCTACAGCAATACAAAATAAATTTGGAAAAGTAGAACTACAACACCAATCAAATTTATCAAACGAAAAACACTTAGATCTATATTTGATCCATCTAAAAGAGTTTATTTGAATGTCATCTGTTGTTTTCATTGGGTACCCCCGAATCTTCTTGAAAAGCAAATCATTATGTGTCTTCCAAATCGACCAAAACAGAGTGTACACCAAGAAGCATTTCAACTTAAGCCCATTTTTATCCAGCTTCAAATTCCCTAATCCAGATAGCTCTGATCTACATCTGGGCAGGAACGGAACAAACCAGTCTGGATGTGAAACCATCTCCACACTTCGTTCACAAAggcacaataaaaaaaaaaaaagagataatCGACACTTTCAATAACATTAACACATAAGGGGCATAAATATGAAGTCACAGGCACACCACCAGCAACAAGAATTTAAGAAACATGGATCCTATCCATAAAAAGCCTCCAAGCAAAGGAATTGATTTTTAGAGGGACCCAATTCACCCATATGAACTTACTAGTCGCGCCATTTTCTTTTGTATCTGGAATGATCATTCTTAAAGATTGTACAGAAAAAGATCTAGAAGAGTTACCATTCCAAATCCAAGTGTCTAAAGCCTTCGAGAGAGTGACAGATGACATTTTGTTAGTGAAGAGGTCTCCCTGCCCCTCCTAGGCTATCTAATCCACTCCCAATGTAAACTCTCCAAGCCCCTGCCATGAATCCTATCTTTTACCATATAATCTTTATGACTTTCTATGCGATATAAATCCGAAAACAATTCTTTCAAGGCTAAGCTATCACACCATTTGTCCTTCCAAAAGAAAGTGTTATTTCCTGCTCCTAAGCATCTCTCCATCAAGATATTAAGCTTAAAACCCAATTCTccaagtttttttttcaaaatttgaaataGCTAGCAAAGCCTCTAGAGAGAGAGGCTCTAGCCCATGCCTTGTCCTCAACGCATGAAATTTTATGCCAAGATATGATGCACCTTGACCAAAGGCTATTTGGTTCAATTTTGAACCTCCACTTCCATTTTGCTAAAAGCGACAAGTTTAAAGATTTGAGACCACCACCCAATTTATTTTTCGATTATTATCCAAGCCACCCCAAAGAAATATTCTCCTAATGTCTTCCAAACAATCAACAACTTTCATAGGAGCTTTAAAAAGAGAGAAGTAATAAAGTGGAAGACTTCCAAACACAGACTTAACAAGAGTGAGACGTCATCCAAAAGAAAGAGTCTTAGCCTTCCAACTAGACAACTTTGAATTAAATTTATCAATAATaggtttctaatgttttgaccaCTTCATGTTTGCACCAATCGGAAGACCAAGATACATAAAAGTGAATTTGGCGGGTTCGCAACACAAAACACTCGCAAGATGATGAATCTCTAAAGGGAAAATGTCACTGTAGCCCATTAAACTTATGTCTTTTACTCGATTTGGTCACTAAAGTATTTTTTTGCGCAATAGGTCATTAAACTTACAATTTACCtgcctattaagtcattttcgtTAGTTTTTAATAAATCTCTATTAAATAAGTTTTTCAAAATTACATTAATGATCCCTATGTTTCAAATTCTTTCGTATTTGGTCCTAATCCAACCGTATACATGTTTCTCCATTTCAATTCTGGTGACATCCATCTTCTCCGATGACCCTTCCATCTCTGACGACATTTCATGTTATTTAATAAAAATTCGTTAGGTAGTTCTTGAGGGTGTGAGTTTTAACTCTTTCCTTTATTCACTaatattttggatttttcaatTCATATCTCAATTTTATAGTTGTCAATATGTTTAATGCTTTTtggagatacatatatgtataggATTTCGCTAACTTAAGAAATTggcattgaaaaaaaataaagaaatcagAACATATAACTGAAGAAATTGGCATTGAAAGGTCTCTAATTAAATTCAGTGATCGGTCTCACTAACCTGATTCTAAGAGAAAATTCCTAGAGATACCTCCTTATCCTTCTATTTTATGTAACATTTAGATTATTCAAAAATTGGTGGTGATGAATGAGCCAACAACCATCATCCGCATCAATGTGAATGTCTACCTTTTTCTCCACTCCATTTTTCATATCATAATGACACATATCCTTACAATATTATCACGAATAGCAAGCGTAATTTGGCCATAAAAAGTACTAGGAGCGTTATCTATTCAAAAGCTatcaattttaaaaatatatataaaaatataataataatagaatGAATAGTGAACAATAACGCTAGAATGTGGAGTTTGAGATTGGAGTTGTGGGAGAGATTCATTGTATGTGTGGGGTTTGGATTAGGACCAAATACGAAAGAATTTGAAAACATAGGGACCAGTAATGTAATTTTGAAAAAATGATTTAACAGGGATATGTTAAAAACtaacaaaaatgacttaataggcaGGTAAATTGTAAGTTTAATGACCTATTGCACAAAAATACTTTAATGACCAAATTGAGTAAAAGACATAAGTTTAATGAGTTACAATGACATTTTCCCATCTCTAAATTCTCCACTCCCAGCCCGTAAACTTTACTTTTATGCATGTTGACTTTTAAACTAGAGGCTAGAAAGAAGCATCTAAAGATACGATTGAGGTTTACAAAGTTCATGTCCAACCTTTTATCCATTTGCTTACTCCTATAAATATCACATCATCTTGTCTCACTCCTCTTTTAAATCAAACTCTTTTGTGGTGGATCCGTTCAACAAGATTGAAGCTCTATCGGACGATAAACAACCTTTTATCCATTTCCTCTACTCTCACTcttttgtggcgtattgttttaTCATGAATGCAATTCTCATTAGatctgttttttgttttttgcttCAAAGAAATTGTATATAGAAAAGATTTAAAAGGGACTTGATCATGCAAGTATGCAACCTTAGAGGCAAACACTTAACCACTTTGTCTAAATGTAGCTTTTATATTTCTAAGAATTAAGAAATACGTATCTTATAATAATGACTAATGATTGAAAATATTGTTtttaacagtttttttttttttaatttatttaaaatcaacTTTACGAATTTTGCAAAAGTTGTCAACTTATCTAAATAACACAAAATAGCATTCTCCTTAAGAGTGAGGACCATTGAAAAAGTAATGTCACGAATCCGTAAAATTTCTTAGCTGAAAACTAtaattattttgtgatacttCGTAAAAGGTGAGTTTAAAGTAGTAACTAGTAAGTATGGTACTAGTTGAATTTAAACCGTTTCACACCTTTAAAAAAATCGTCTTCCAAATAATAGTTGAATTTATGTTGAAATTTTGGCCTAATAATGGCAAACTTGTTAGATAGATACCATCTTCCCACCAAACTACCGGGCCCCCACATGGGCTTTTCATAATTGTCCAAAACTTGGTCGCCTGAAGCCCTGAAAGTAGAAAATGCCAATCTTACCCTTGAGTTCACGTATGAACTCAATAAATAAGTCATTAATGATGTCAAGATTCAACATCAATGAAAATGTCAATGTTTTCAAGATAACATAAAGTAAAGATAGTATATTATTAAAATCGTTCCATATGATGTATACAACATAATCAATTGTGAATTTTGTTATTGAATTATttgattataaaaacatttcttagGAGTAAAATAAACATTATTATGAGGCGGAACTTTATGGAGGTTAGAGAGGGCCATGGCCCCTACGTTTTTTTTTCCTGATCTTTTTTTTAGTATCAGTATAATACCAAACAAATCTTCAAAATTGAAACACCTAAGATTTCATTTAAGGGTGTGTCTAGGATGGTTTGTTCGGTTATTGGTCTCAACAAAATCATAACCATTATAATTGGTTAATGTATTTCGATAACCATTGGGTAACGGATAATATTGGTTTTGGTTAATGGTTTTAGTCAGTTAATGGTTATGGTttgtggttaatattggttaaccaCAAGGGTCAAAGATGACATAAAAATAAAgatgttttttctataaaaattggAAACATATAGTTCATTCTTATAAAAAGTGAATGATTGTGTATATATAGTTGTATTGATAGAAGATTACATATCCTATCTAATAACCATCCTTTAAATTTCTAATTTCTAActtaattacatatatatatatatatatatatatatatatatatatatatatatatatatatatatatatatatatatatatatatatatatatatatatatatatatatatattagaatgaCGGAATATTCATTAACCAATCTAGCAAGAATCTAGAAGAGCAAAACAAGGAAACAAATTACATGATAgccaacaaatatatatatatatatatatatatatatatatatatatatatatatatatatatatatatatatatatatatatatatatatatatatatattagaatgaTGGAAAATTCATTAACCAATCTAGCAAAAATCTAGAAGAACAAAACAAGGAAACAAATTACATGAtagccatcatatatatatatatatatatatatatatatatatatatatatatatatatatatatatatatatatatatatatatatatatatatatatatatatatatattagaatgaCCGAAAATTCATTAACCAAACTAGCAAGAATCTAGAAGAACAAAACAAGGATACAAATTACACAATAGCCATCATAGGATTTTGGAACCACCGTTTGTGTGACGATACAATAAAAAAACCA
The genomic region above belongs to Lactuca sativa cultivar Salinas chromosome 4, Lsat_Salinas_v11, whole genome shotgun sequence and contains:
- the LOC111880153 gene encoding transmembrane emp24 domain-containing protein p24delta9: MKFQRFGVCVIVIIGLLSTIAQSIRFELESGHTKCIAEDIKSNSMTVGHYSIVNPNEGQPLPESHRITLKVTSSYGTSYHSSENVQSGQFAFQAVEAGDYMSCFYAIDHQPSLKIPIEFDWRSGVASKDWSNVAKKGSVDAMEFELKKLADTITFIHEEMFNLREREREMQELNKVTNSRMAWLSFLSLFVCLSVAGLQLWHLKSFFEKKKLI